The Allocoprobacillus halotolerans nucleotide sequence GTTTAATGGGATTTGTTTTCCAGCATTTCAATCTTTTCCCTAATATGACAGTTTTAGAAAACTTAACTTTAGCACCTATTCAAGTGATGAATAAAAGTAAAGAAGAAGCACAGGAAATTGCCTGTAAATATTTAGAAAGAGTTGGACTTTTGGATAAGAAAGATGAATATCCAAATAAATTATCTGGAGGGCAAAAACAAAGAGTTGCTATTGCTAGAAGTTTGTGTATGAATCCTCAGATTATGTTGTTTGATGAACCAACAAGTGCATTGGATCCAGAAATGGTTATTGAAGTGCTTGAAGTTATGCAAGAATTAGCTAATGAAGGAATGACAATGGTTGTTGTGACACATGAAATGGGATTTGCGCGTACAGTTGCTGATCGTGTGATTTTTTTAGAAGATGGAAAAATTGTTGAAGAAAATAATGCTGAGGAATTCTTTAAACATCCTAATACACAAAGGGCTCAAGAGTTCTTGAATAAGGTTATGCATTAATGAAAATTAATGAATTTAAAGTAGAAACGTGGATGACTGATCATGAAAATGACTGTCAATATAATTTGACAGAAACATGTGTGTCATCCTTATCTTTATCAGATCTTCAACAATTCGTCAGTGAAAATATTGTCGAGTCAATGATGTCTATGAAAATGGACTATGGACCAATTGTTGGTTCTAAGCGTTTAAAAAAGCCATTTTATCATTATATGAACAAGGTGATTTAGAGAATATTACGATAACACATGGGGCAATTAATGCCAATGAATTGGTATTAATGAGTTTATTAGAGGCTGGTGATCATATTGTCAGTTTATTTCCAACCTATCAACAGATGTATGATTTCCCATTATCTTTAGGTTGTGAAGTTTCTTTGATTCATTTAAAGGAAGAAAAGAACTGGTTACCAGATATTGAAGATTTTCGTTCTTGTATGCAAAAGAATACCAAAATGATTTGTTTAAATTCACCTAACAATCCAACTGGAACAACTATTCCAATACCATTAATGAAAGAAGTCATTGCTCTTGCAAAAGCATATGATTGTTATATCTTGTGTGATGAGATTTATCGTGGTGTTGATACTGAAAACCAAGAATTATATCCATCATGGAGTGATTATTATGATAAAGCGATTGTAACACAGAGTTTGTCTAAAGTCTTTTCTTTTGCTGGATTAAGACTGGGATGGGTTAAAGGGCCTAAAGATGTGATTGATTTGATTAATTATCGTCGTGATTATCATATTATCAGTTCTGGGCCATTGGATGATTATTTGGCTTGTCTTGTTTTGGAAAATAAAGATGTGATTTTAAAACGTAGTATTGCTATTTGTCAAAGAAATAAAGATATTTTAAAACAATGGTTAGCACAAGAGCCACTTGTATCATGTGTTATTCCAAGACATGGAACGGTTTGTTTTTTACATTATCATTTGGATATCCCATCTGCTTATTTCTGTGAAAAATTACAAGAAGAAACAGGGGTATTCTTTGTACCAGGCAGTGCCTTTGATAAAGAATATCATTTAAGATTTGGATTTACACAAGATGAAAAAACAATGAAAGAAGGTTTAATGACTTTCTCACATTGGTTAAGACAGTTTGATCAAAAGCCTATTGAAGTAATTTTATAGGCTTTTTTTCTTTTTATAGACAAGTTGATAAACAAAGTAGAAAGAGAAAACAAGTGTTGAAAACAAACCAATTAACATAACTATTGCAACACT carries:
- a CDS encoding amino acid ABC transporter ATP-binding protein produces the protein MIKVENIVKQFNKLKAVDGVSLEIKKGEIVCLIGPSGSGKSTVLRCINGLEKPESGQIYIQDELLDEKNKESYKNLRSLMGFVFQHFNLFPNMTVLENLTLAPIQVMNKSKEEAQEIACKYLERVGLLDKKDEYPNKLSGGQKQRVAIARSLCMNPQIMLFDEPTSALDPEMVIEVLEVMQELANEGMTMVVVTHEMGFARTVADRVIFLEDGKIVEENNAEEFFKHPNTQRAQEFLNKVMH
- a CDS encoding aminotransferase class I/II-fold pyridoxal phosphate-dependent enzyme, whose translation is MTHGAINANELVLMSLLEAGDHIVSLFPTYQQMYDFPLSLGCEVSLIHLKEEKNWLPDIEDFRSCMQKNTKMICLNSPNNPTGTTIPIPLMKEVIALAKAYDCYILCDEIYRGVDTENQELYPSWSDYYDKAIVTQSLSKVFSFAGLRLGWVKGPKDVIDLINYRRDYHIISSGPLDDYLACLVLENKDVILKRSIAICQRNKDILKQWLAQEPLVSCVIPRHGTVCFLHYHLDIPSAYFCEKLQEETGVFFVPGSAFDKEYHLRFGFTQDEKTMKEGLMTFSHWLRQFDQKPIEVIL